Sequence from the Solea senegalensis isolate Sse05_10M linkage group LG1, IFAPA_SoseM_1, whole genome shotgun sequence genome:
GGAAAATTAAAACTAACATAAACTTAACCCATTTTTACAGTCTAAAACAACCCCTAACATTTTCAACAAGTTCTAAAGCTCATTATAAAAGCAATTTCGCCACCAGGCACTGATAGCTGAGGACAGTGAAATCATCCGTTAAGCATAGCACGCCATATACCATGAACATCAACATGTGGTTAGTAGTCATCTGAAAAATCCACAATTATGCTAAGACAATGTTATAGTAGATTacgaacaaaaaaacaagattacAATTTAGTAGATGCTAATAACAAACAGGCAAGCACTAACTGATAAGACTTGCATTGAATCGATTTAAGCCACTGACCGATATTCAGGTTAGGCATGGGAAAATACCCACCAGCGTCCTCCAGGGGCCTTTTCTGGCCTCCATAACCAAACTCGTTTGTTGGAGGTGCCGCAACGCCATCGCCGCCAATCTTCGCCGCGATCTGAAACAGAATAAAACGGCAACGATCagtttaatttgtcattttaatgcacCGATTTTCCCTCTATATAAAGTGGCGAGTGGACACGCTGTGTGCGGCCTTCTTTTCCATCCGTATGCCGCGACCAACAAAGGGAATGTTGTATCCCATCCTTTACAAAAGTGTGATATgttattaattacattaaacGTGCTATCTCGATATTTTAGTTACATTTACCATTGTCTGGTGTGTCCACACCACAAAACACAGGTTTCGTTCTCACGGAGTCTTTGCAGCGTGGCGTGATATTACTCGTCGACTTAGCCTAAGCTAAGCTAGCCACAAACCCGTATGTGacgacagaaaaacacaaaaaaagccaCCCGTTGTAACCGACTTCGGACGTATTCGTGTCCTAAATGGTGTAATATGCCTTCTTACCTGTCGCGCTCGCTGCAGAGCGTCTTTAAAAGCGTCGTTCATGCCGCCTCCGGCGTTAGAGGACGGCGGGGCCACGTTACTGTAGTCAGCCATATCTTCTTCTCCTGTTCGACGCGACAAGATGGCGGGTTTTGATTCACGGTATGTGGAGGAAACCTCGTAGATTCAGGTTTCAAATCTCGCGATAAATTATCACAAAAGGTGGCGAGATTAGTCTAAAACACGACTGAAACGAACTTATTTTTACGTAAAGCGTGCTTCTAAGATTAAAGTACTTGTTGGAGATAAAAGCGGCCTTTAATACAATTCGTCATTTTAATTCTTCTTCTACTTCGCGAGTCATCTTCCGCCCAAAGTAACTTGATCTGGTctcattttgtctttaaaagttttgtttttttaactttttatttaaacgtTTGTCTAATTAGCAAATACGGCGATTTTATCAGTACAACCAGGGACATATAAAAAGACAATTAATAAcaacagaaatgaatgaataaataggcacacaaacaaaattataatgataataacgaAATCTGTTGTTACAGTGTCCACAATAATCTGCACCTTCACATCATAAAAGTACTAAAATCATTAGAATACACATTATCTgtcacagggggaaaaaaacactccatCCAATTTATCGTTAATCCAACCATCTACATCAAAATTACTATTCTCAAGgaagttataaaaaaatattccatATTTTTCTAAATTTGTCAAGCCTGTTCTCAGCTGTGTAGCTTATCATTTTTATCCACATTTCCACCTTTGTCTCATAGTTGCAGTATTATGGTTCCAAGAACAAAAAGGTGAGAGTAATGTTCTAAAATCTCACATGGAAAGATTCttcaaaatcatttatttagagCAAATTGGTGTcgaaatatgaaaaataaattttcTTTTGAAGAAAATAGCCAACTAGCCTAAAACCACTGCTTTTTGCATGTGTTCATTCTTATACCAGCCTTGacaaaaagtttaaaatacacaaaaacataccCACATCCGAAAGACACTCAGAAACGGTCAAAGCAAAGAAACAGGTCAACCCTTGttatgaaattaaatattttattaggCACTATTATAAACATGCGAGTAGTCATTACGCTTCACATTGTCAAGTCTTGCCTTAGTACTCAATGAGGTTCATCGAATTTAAAATGCGCCAGATCTCATAGTTTTAGTTTAAACAGTTCATTAGCATTAAAGGCTGTATCACATGCTAACACACGTCCAGCTCAGCATGTAAAGACAGCAACCTCTTTGCTAAAATCTCAAGACTCCAtggaagaaaacacattttcaaatttccTAGTTAGAGTGTAGTTCATCAAGGCACATGGAACAGCCCTGACAAAGCTGGCTCCCATGCCACTATAATATCCTTTAAGTCCATGTCTTTCATATATCCCAATGAGTCCTTGTAAAACGCCCGAAGCTGGACGTGAATCTGAGATGAAAGCTGCAACACATACACAAGATGAAAATATTATCTTTCATTGTCTCggagaaagtaaaaaaagagttgaagcaaaaacaaacattacccTGTGCTTGCTGCTGAGTACGGATAACTGCCAGTGGGTAACTGGTCGTCTGTCCAGAGGCAAAGGCTACAAAACTGAAGAAGAACAGTTTGGAGTCACTGTTGTAGGCCGGATCACTATGTGCCCAGTTCATAATCGACTGCAACAAGAGGGAAATAGTTACAACATGTCACTGTGACATGGAGGTGGAGTTACTTTTCAGTTTCACCTGGTGAACTGCACACTCCACACCCGCATAGGGAATCATACAGAGGATGCTCGGTTTGAATCCTCTGTAAAACGAGGACAGAGTCTCATTTCTGTAAATGGATCGGGCGCAAGCCACAACTCCGTTGTATGTTCCAACCTGCTGCAGGTTCAGTCTCACCTTCAATACCTGAGAGGGGCAGATAATAATAGGAGACAGGTATATTAAACACAGCGTTTGgatgtatacatttaaacacaaatactAATCAATGAGATAGTTTATTGTTTCAAAGCTCTGGTTTTGTCTTTTCCCTTCTTAAGCTTTCCTTTCTTAAATTCAGTGATATTTTTTGTTATAATATTTTATCCTTACTGAAAAACACTGTGTGCCATTGGTGTGGTACTCTCCATTAGGCAAAGGTGATATACCTCAGGTTAATGGGAGTGTTGGTTGTTGCTCATTCAGGAGGAGAAGCATACAGTTTTTTGAGCATGTAATggtttgttatattatattttgactGAATaattattttgagtttgattCAATTTGAttaaatactacccctattctagtaatacaaatctaaatgcaaattgtttaagtattcctttaaaagaAGATTCAACTtttgaaaataagttttttgtTGACACAACAATATTTTGATTAAACGTGTAATAGTGACAGAGATCGCTTTTTTGTGCACCACCTGAAGATCATTTTCTCTGCTAATGCAACAATTCTGTGGTCGTTTTTTCCTTATTGTGTGAGACACTGTGACTACGAACCACCTCAATAGTCTCATTTATGTACCAAAGCATCACATTTATAGTAATGACATACTAacatttcatccatccatccactttctaccactttatcacCCACCTTGAGTAAACATTAATAATTTACAGCTGTTAGGTCTAAATACAGAACAGGACAGAAACATTGGAGCACTCAGACCTGCCACTGATACCTCTAAAGGGTAGAAGGCAGCATGAGCTACGGCGCCAGAGATGCAGCCCAGCCCAAAACGCTGCTGAACCGTGAGAGTCTGCTGAGTTCTGCTTTGGGTGTACATCTTCATCTGGACAGAAAGAGAAGACGCTCTGAGCGTAATAGGAAACTCTTTGATAAATAATTCACACTGGATAGTCGGTGTGCTACCAGAAGCCTGACCTGGGCATAGATGAGACACTGTAGTGTCGACTGTGGGGTTCCTTTCAGCACATTTACAGCGTTGCCTTGCCACATTGACTTCAGTCCACCTGCTCTCATCTCCTGGAAGCCCTGGGAGAAGGCCTTAGATCCATGGACCTATGAAGTAAACAGAAAATGGTTGATGTTAAATTGTTGTAAAGAAATACAGCATATTCATAATGTTTTGTGGTCAATTCCGGACCAGTTTTCTGGAGGgccacactgttttttttttttgtcagacgGACCCCTTTTGGACGAAGATAATGAGTCAAACACAATCTATATGTATTTGACACTTTTAGTTCAGTGTATAACGTAGCAGACCTACTGTATCactcagtgcgtttacatgcagagtttaatcaagctaaggccgtagtccgactaagacaggcaattaGACAACTTGAAGGGTCCGAGTATAGATATTATGTCACATGCAAAGAAAAAGTATGAATTGAATGCTCTTCTTATATCAGGCAAAGATAGGATATATAAAACAGGGCATATTTGCTGAAAATTAGCTATCTTTGTACCCTTAGATAGTAAAGTTAATCATTTAACTAATGAGTGTTTTACATGGCATGGagattaacattttttaaataatgctttgtctacaacaacaaacattttctaCGTTTAACCCTTACCTGGTAATTGAAACACAAACGGTTTAATTGATTCGTTTCTTGTTCTACCAAGAAAACAAGGGTAAAAACTAAATCCAGGTTTCACAAATGAATATCCAAGCAGGCGTTACACTCTCCACTATtaacaataaatgtgtttataacTATTGAACTGTGGAAGTCCATTTTTATATCTTTAGTAGCACTATAACACAATCATCCGAGTTCAAAGTACTAATTTTTCAACTTGTGTCTCATGGTCTTTGGTCAGCAAATATGTTAATAAGTTATATTGGGTTATATTGAGTTAGAACACTCTGAGTTAGAAACTGTGTGACAGTCacataaaaatgatgtttaaaaGGAAGCGTTCACCACTGTTAGTAGAGCTGACCTGGAGCTGGGTCTTGAGGCGGTCGATGGGTGCTGTCACAGTCCGCGACACAGCGTCAGCGAGTCCTGCTGCCAGAACAAACGTCCTCCAAACTCCAAACCCAGACGCCTCTTCAGGGAATTCAAGAGGCATCGCACGACTCTCCCCGACGTCAAAAACCTACAAACGCAGACGGCACACCTTTGACATCATCCTTTGTGATAACTTATAACTGTATAT
This genomic interval carries:
- the slc25a24l gene encoding solute carrier family 25 member 24, like, with the translated sequence MDQFRGLFVKLDQDNDGFISVAELHNEMRKHGISITDNKVQNIIDSYDKDKNGLLDYKEFLSYMTDRERKWKIYFHDLDKNKCGVIDQEDIICLFKELGVVISKPNAIKIIQMMDKDSSMTVDWGEFLHHVILNPVDNISELVTSWKHQLVFDVGESRAMPLEFPEEASGFGVWRTFVLAAGLADAVSRTVTAPIDRLKTQLQVHGSKAFSQGFQEMRAGGLKSMWQGNAVNVLKGTPQSTLQCLIYAQMKMYTQSRTQQTLTVQQRFGLGCISGAVAHAAFYPLEVLKVRLNLQQVGTYNGVVACARSIYRNETLSSFYRGFKPSILCMIPYAGVECAVHQSIMNWAHSDPAYNSDSKLFFFSFVAFASGQTTSYPLAVIRTQQQAQAFISDSRPASGVLQGLIGIYERHGLKGYYSGMGASFVRAVPCALMNYTLTRKFENVFSSMES